GATCACCATGACCGCCGGGGAGCGGAGCGGTTTCCAGCTCGCCTTCGACCTCACCAAGCGTGGGCTGATCACTCAACGCCTGCTGCCCGAGGGGTTTTTCGATCCGAAAACCCGGGTGATCGTCACGACCTCGGTCAAGGGCACGCCGACCGTGATCCTGGACGGGCTCATCGTGCGGCAGGAAGTCGGTGCCAGCAATCAGCCGGGGCAGACCACACTCACCCTCACCGGCGAGGACCTGACCCTGCTGATGGATCTCGAAGAGCGGACGGACCGGTATCCGAATCTGGCGCCCGCCCAGCGGGTCGACCGGATTCTGCGGAAGTACGCCGACTACGGGATCGATCCCTGGATCATCCGTGAGCAGGTCCATCAGCCACCCCGCGAACAGCTCCGCGTCGACTACCAGACCGGCACCGATCTGCAGTATCTCAACGACCTGGCCAGGGCGAACGGTTACACCTTCTACCTCGACCCCGGGCCCCGGCCCGGCCGGTCCACCGCCTTCTGGGGGCCCGAGCTGCGCCTCGGGCAGCGTCAGCACGCGCTCAACGTCAACATGGACAACAACTCCACCGTCGACCAGCTGACCTTCTCCTACGACGGGACGGCCAGGGAAGAGCCGCAGGCGCGCGTGCAGGACCCGAGGACGCGCGACACCCGGCTGCTTGGGCAGCCCGATATCAGCCCGCTGCGGCCTCCGCTCGGCCGCCGGGCCTCGCCCGCGCTCAAGCGCAAGACCCTTTCCGGCACGGCGAAGAAGGAGCTCGGGCAGGCCCAGGCCGAGACGCTGGCGCGGGCCGCGACCTCCGCCGACGCGATATCCGGGTCCGGGTCGCTGGATGTCAATCGGCACGGATATGTGCTGCGGCCACGGGAGTTGGTGGGAGTTCGGGGCTCCGGCGTGACGTACGACGGCGACTACTACGTCAAGTCCGTCACCCACAATCTCCGCCCCGGTTCGTATCAGCAGAACTTCACGCTTTCCCGCGAGGGCCTGATCGCCCGCAGCACCACAGTGCGTCCGTAAAGACGTAAGGACCAGGAGAACTTCGCATGGCTGCAGGACCGAACAACCGGTTTCTCGGCAAGTTCCGGGGTCGGGTGATCGACAACAGGGATCCGCTCAAGATCGGCAGGATCACCGCTCAGGTACCGGACGTGCTGGGCGAGGAGGCATCCACCTGGGCGCTGCCCTGCCTGCCCTTCACCGGGCGCCAGGCCGGCCAGTACGTCGTCCCGCAGATCGGGGCGGGCGTCTGGATCGAGTTCGAGCAGGGCGATCCCAGCTTCCCGATCTGGACGGGGTGTTGGTACGGCGACGAGACGGAGCTGCCGCCCCGTGCGCGCGGGGAACTGCCCGCGTCCCAGCCGGTCGTGATCCAGACTCCCGGCGATCACAAGCTGGTGATGTCGGACGTGCCCGGCGGTACGGGGATTCTGCTGGAGGCCAAGGGCGGGGCGTACATCCAGATCGACGAGAGGGGCGTGACCATCGGCAACGGCCAGGGCGCGTCCATCGTGCTGATCGGGGACGAGGTCAACATCAACGAGGGCCGGCTGATCGTGCCGAAGAAGCGATGAGCACAGGGACCAGGGAAACGGGGAGAATCGTCTTGTCCGGGAATCTCGTGAACGGCGGGTCCGCGATCAGCTGCCCGCACGGCGGCCGGGTCGGGCCGGCCTCCGCCCCGTCGTCCGGCGTACGGATCGACGGCCATCAAGTGCCCTCCGCCGCCGACGTCTTCACCGTCAGCGGCTGCCGGCACACGGTCGACGGCGTACCCCATCCGTGCGTCACGGTCCGCTGGACCCCGGACCGCGACAGCGTGCTGGTCGACGGGGCGCCCGTGCTGCTCGACAGCACGTCCGCGCTCTGCTTCAGCGCCGCGCTGCTGCCGCAGGGGCCGCCGGCCGTCGGCGCGACGG
The Streptomyces lunaelactis genome window above contains:
- a CDS encoding phage baseplate assembly protein V, which translates into the protein MAAGPNNRFLGKFRGRVIDNRDPLKIGRITAQVPDVLGEEASTWALPCLPFTGRQAGQYVVPQIGAGVWIEFEQGDPSFPIWTGCWYGDETELPPRARGELPASQPVVIQTPGDHKLVMSDVPGGTGILLEAKGGAYIQIDERGVTIGNGQGASIVLIGDEVNINEGRLIVPKKR